A genomic segment from Acyrthosiphon pisum isolate AL4f chromosome A3, pea_aphid_22Mar2018_4r6ur, whole genome shotgun sequence encodes:
- the LOC107884417 gene encoding glucose dehydrogenase [FAD, quinone]-like codes for MSTLKYNLIISVFLILFTFSIHAQSIYGSYEHQGIPFRENNFLGSRPISREYDFIVIGAGPGGCVVANRLSENPNWSVLVLEAGQDESIFTDIPGAQSLLETSAAYSWGFSTEPTDNGCLGFKNKRCSWPTGKGMGGSSIINALFYTRGKQEHYDKIVASGIPGWAYKDVMPYFLKSENNSIPEYENSQFHSQKGYFHVERSRYRSPLVDMFIDAGGELGLRKNIDYTVDPENGISSIQANTINGRRVSASKAFIHPAKDRQNLHVAILSQVTRILIDSKTKKTIGVEFIKKRKTRIVYAKKEVILSAGPINSPQLLMLSGIGPKEHLIYHGISVIQNLPVGQHLEDHYGLIGLEFIVNQTGPVLTQQSISDPVLFDEWFKYGRGPLTVPRGRDGLAFIRSPSGKELELVLAPITDKPNVFFISTLLLQPDARGSVKLKSNNSMHPPVMRYGYYDNDRDLEDNIYALKYAVKMVEETQAFKSVAAKLNPIPYPKCERFRFRSDEYWACLSKHFTNTFHHHCGTCRMGTVVNDRLQVIGIQGLRVVDSSIFPHIPSAHLYAPTIMVGEKGADMIKSYWSN; via the exons ATGtcgacattaaaatataatcttataatatccgtgtttttaattttatttacattttcaatacacGCACAGTCAATATATGGATCGTACGAACACCAAGGAATTCCCTTCagggaaaacaattttttaggcAGTCGACCTATTTCGCGTGAGTACGATTTTATTGTCATCGGCGCAGGTCCGGGAGGCTGTGTGGTCGCAAATCGATTGTCTGAAAATCCTAATTGGTCAGTATTAGTACTGGAAGCAGGACAAGATGAATCCATATTTACAGATATACCGGGTGCACAGTCTTTATTGGAAACATCGGCCGCCTACAGTTGGGGATTCAGCACGGAACCAACCGATAACGGTTGTCTCGGTTTTAAGAACAAACGTTGCTCTTGGCCAACGGGAAAAGGCATGGGAGGCTCGTCGATAATCAATGCATTGTTTTACACAAGAGGGAAACAAGAACATTACGATAAGATTGTAGCATCGGGTATCCCCGGATGGGCTTACAAAGATGTGAtgccatattttttaaaatctgaaaataattcTATACCAGAATATGAAAATTCACAATTTCATTCACAAAAAGGATACTTCCATGTTGAACGATCCCGATATCGTTCACCACTCGTTGACATGTTTATCGATGCAGGCGGGGAACTAGGGTTGcgaaaaaatattgactataCAGTTGATCCGGAAAACGGAATATCCAGTATACAAGCTAACACAATAAATGGGCGacga GTAAGTGCATCTAAAGCTTTTATACATCCAGCCAAAGATCGTCAAAACCTCCATGTTGCAATATTAAGCCAAGTCACAAGAATACTCATtgattcaaaaactaaaaaaactatcGGGgtggaatttattaaaaaaagaaaaactagaATTGTATACGCTAAAAAGGAGGTTATTTTATCTGCCGGTCCTATAAATTCACCACAGTTACTAATGTTATCAGGAATTGGACCAAAAGAGCACTTAATATATCATGGTATTTCAGTTATCCAAAATTTGCCAGTAGGACAACATTTAGAAGACCACTATGGATTAATCG GTTTGGAATTCATTGTGAATCAAACCGGTCCAGTTCTGACTCAACAAAGTATATCAGATCCAGTGTTGTTCGACGAATGGTTCAAGTATGGCCGAGGACCACTAACGGTGCCGAGAGGGAGAGACGGTTTGGCTTTCATAAGATCACCGTCCGGCAAAGAGCTCGAACTGGTATTGGCTCCTATAACCGATAAACCAAACGTATTTTTCATCAGTACTTTGCTGTTGCAACCGGACGCTCGTGGAAGTGTAAAATTGAAATCCAACAACTCAATGCATCCGCCCGTTATGCGCTATGGTTATTACGACAACGATAGAGATCTCGAAGACAATATATACGCGCTCAAGTACGCTGTAAAAATGGTGGAGGAGACGCAGGCGTTCAAAAGTGTCGCGGCCAAACTAAATCCCATACCGTACCCGAAATGCGAACGTTTCCGGTTTAGATCTGACGAGTATTGGGCGtgtttatcaaaacattttaccaACACGTTTCATCATCACTGTGGTACGTGCAGAATGGGAACCGTCGTCAACGATAGATTACAAGTGATTGGAATTCAAGGACTACGAGTAGTGGACTCTTCGATATTCCCACATATTCCGAGCGCACATCTTTACGCTCCAACCATAATGGTGGGCGAAAAAGGAGCAGATATGATTAAAAGTTATTggtcaaattaa
- the LOC107884416 gene encoding glucose dehydrogenase [FAD, quinone]-like, with product MSIVILFTIVFLVSFTLSIHAQLYQSNYGQYQDQGIPFRENSVTGNRPILREYDFIVIGAGAGGCVVANRLSEQPNWSVLLLEAGPDETLYTDIPGATELLQKTNYDWGYTSEPVKNGCLGYKNKRCPWPKGKGMGGSSTINALLYTRGVKEDYDTIAAQGNSGWAYKDVLPYFLKSENNSIPEYQNSPFHSQKGNVHVERAPYRSPIVDMFIEAGVELGLQKDIDYTINQEYGGISRSQITTINGRRVSASKAYIHPAKDRQNLHVAIFSQVTRILIDPKTKKTLGVEFIKKGQIRTVYSKKEVILSSGPINSPQLLMLSGIGPKEHLKHHGIRVIQDLPVGQNLHEHYGLIGLEFIVNQTGPVLTRKSVSDPHLFDEWYKYGRGPLTLPEGREGVAYVRSPAGKQHELVLTPVTNKPNVFYVNTFLLQPDNRGRVTLKNNNSMHAPIMSFDYYDNSTDLEENIFAVKYAVKFVENTRAFQGFAAKLNPVPYPKCSHLQFRSDNYWACVLVHMTGTSNHHCGTCRMGDVVNEKLQVIGIYGLRVVDSSVFPHIPSTHMYAPTMMVGEKGADMIRSYWSQ from the exons ATGTCGATTGTTATTCTATTTACAATCGTATTTTTGGTTTCGTTTACACTTTCAATACACGCTCAACTTTACCAGTCAAACTATGGACAGTATCAGGATCAGGGAATTCCATTTAGAGAAAATAGTGTTACAGGTAATCGGCCTATATTGCGTGAGTACGATTTTATTGTGATCGGAGCTGGTGCTGGAGGCTGTGTGGTGGCAAATCGTTTATCCGAACAACCAAACTGGTCAGTACTGTTATTGGAAGCAGGACCGGATGAGACTTTATACACAGATATACCAGGAGCGACAGAACTACtgcaaaaaacaaattatgattgGGGCTACACCTCTGAACCCGTTAAAAACGGTTGTTTAGGTTATAAGAATAAGCGATGTCCTTGGCCAAAAGGAAAAGGCATGGGTGGATCGTCTACAATAAACGCATTGCTCTACACGCGGGGAGTAAAGGAAGATTATGATACAATCGCGGCACAAGGAAACTCTGGTTGGGCTTACAAAGACGTATTGCCATATTTTTTAAAGTCTGAAAACAATTCTATACCAGAATATCAAAACTCACCCTTTCATTCACAAAAAGGAAATGTACACGTCGAACGAGCACCTTATCGTTCACCAATTGTTGACATGTTTATTGAAGCCGGAGTTGAGTTGGGATTACAAAAAGATATCGATTATACAATCAATCAAGAATATGGCGGAATATCACGTTCtcaaattacaacaataaatggACGCcga gtaaGTGCATCGAAAGCCTATATACATCCGGCTAAAGATCGTCAAAACCTGCATGTAGCAATATTCAGTCAAGTAACAAGAATACTCATTGatccaaaaactaaaaaaacattaggggtggaatttattaaaaaggGACAAATTAGAACAGTATATTCTAAAAAAGAAGTGATTTTATCTTCTGGGCCAATAAATTCACCACAATTACTAATGTTATCAGGAATTGGACCTAAAGAGCACTTAAAGCATCATGGTATACGAGTTATTCAAGATTTACCAGTCGGACAGAATTTACACGAACACTATGGATTAATcg gtttggAATTCATAGTAAATCAAACAGGTCCGGTTCTGACTCGAAAAAGTGTATCAGATCCTCATTTGTTTGACGAGTGGTACAAATATGGCAGAGGACCACTCACTCTTCCAGAAGGAAGAGAAGGTGTAGCGTATGTAAGATCACCAGCAGGCAAACAACATGAGCTAGTATTGACTCCAGTAACTAATAAACCGAATGTTTTTTACGTTAATACATTCTTGTTACAACCTGACAATCGAGGAAGAGTTACTCTAAAAAACAATAACTCAATGCACGCACCAATTATGTCCTTTGATTATTACGATAACAGTACCGACctagaagaaaatattttcgcCGTTAAATATGCAGTGAAATTTGTAGAAAATACGAGGGCATTCCAAGGTTTTGCTGCTAAACTCAACCCGGTACCGTACCCGAAATGTTCACATTTACAGTTTAGATCTGACAATTATTGGGCTTGCGTATTAGTACACATGACCGGTACTTCAAATCACCACTGCGGTACGTGCAGGATGGGAGATGTCGTCAACGAAAAATTGCAAGTAATTGGAATTTATGGATTAAGAGTAGTCGATTCCTCAGTATTCCCGCACATACCAAGTACACATATGTACGCTCCGACAATGATGGTCGGTGAGAAAGGAGCAGATATGATTCGAAGCTATtggtcacaataa
- the LOC107884415 gene encoding glucose dehydrogenase [FAD, quinone] yields the protein MKTIFLIFIFLIFFSSLILSQSYQSTYAQYQQQEIPFRENSFIGNRPILGEYDFIVIGAGPGGCVVANRLSEQPNWSVLLLEAGQDESIYTDIPAAVPFLEATNYNWGYTAEPVKNGCLGFKNNRCPWPKGKGMGGSSIINAMIYTRGKKEDYDTIAALGNDGWSYDDVLPYFLKSENNSIPEYQNSPFHSQKGNLHVERVRYHSPFTDKFIEAGGELGLKKNIDYTIDPEYGVSRLQAATLNGRRVSASKAFIRPAKNRQNLHVAIYSQVTKIRIDPKTKKTIGVEFLKKGKLRTVYVKKEVILSAGPINSPQLLMLSGVGPKDHLKHHGIPVIQDLPVGKTLLEHYGTLVLGLKFEVNQTGPAITKQTISDPRLFEEWYKYGRGPLTAPGGSDGLGYIRSPSGKGVELIFGPTSDEPNMFFLGTLLLQPDGRGRVSLKSNNPLDPPIMSYGYYENNNTDLEDNVYALKYAVKLVEETQAFKDVSAKLSPIPYPKCKHFEFKSDDYWACVSKHQTNTYHHQCSTCRMGDVVNNKLQVIGIQGLRVVDSSIFPHIPHAHLYAPTLMVGEKGADMIRSYWSK from the exons attttattgtCATCGGAGCAGGTCCAGGAGGCTGTGTCGTGGCAAACCGTTTATCTGAACAGCCAAATTGGTCAGTACTTTTATTGGAAGCAGGACAAGATGAATCTATATACACAGATATACCAGCGGCAGTTCCTTTTTTAGAAGCAACAAACTATAATTGGGGTTATACCGCTGAACCAGTAAAGAACGgttgtttaggttttaagaaTAATCGTTGTCCGTGGCCGAAAGGAAAAGGCATGGGAGGATCATCAATTATAAATGCCATGATTTACACAAGAGGAAAAAAAGAAGATTATGATACAATTGCAGCACTAGGAAATGACGGCTGGAGTTACGATGATGTATTGCCCTATTTCTTAAAATCCGAGAACAATTCAATACCTGAATATCAAAATTCACCTTTCCATTCACAAAAAGGAAATTTACATGTCGAACGAGTTAGATATCATTCACCATTCACTGACAAATTTATAGAAGCCGGTGGAGAattaggattaaaaaaaaatattgactataCAATTGATCCGGAATATGGAGTATCACGTTTACAAGCCGCAACTTTAAATGGACGcaga gtaagtGCATCAAAAGCTTTTATTCGTCCGGCCAAAAATCGTCAAAACCTTCATGTGGCAATATACAGCCAAGTAACAAAAATACGAATTgatccaaaaacaaaaaaaacaatcggagtagaatttttgaaaaaaggaAAACTTAGAACAGTTTATGTCAAAAAAGAAGTTATTTTATCCGCTGGACCAATTAATTCACCACAATTACTAATGTTATCAGGTGTTGGACCAAAAGATCATTTAAAACATCATGGTATACCGGTAATCCAAGATTTACCAGTTGGAAAAACTTTACTTGAGCACTATGGCACATTGg ttttaggTTTAAAATTTGAAGTAAATCAAACCGGACCAGCAATTACAAAACAAACCATATCAGACCCGCGTTTATTTGAAGAATGGTACAAATATGGCCGAGGACCATTAACAGCACCAGGAGGAAGTGATGGCTTAGGATATATAAGATCACCATCCGGTAAAggagttgaattaatatttggtCCCACATCGGATGAACCTAACATGTTTTTCCTTGGTACATTGCTTTTGCAACCAGACGGTCGTGGAAGAGTAAGTTTGAAAAGCAATAATCCATTGGATCCGCCTATTATGTCCTATggttattatgaaaacaataatactgATTTAGAAGACAATGTTTATGCTCTTAAATATGCAGTGAAATTAGTAGAAGAAACACAGGCATTTAAAGATGTCTCAGCTAAACTAAGCCCAATACCTTACCCGAAATGTAAACATTTCGAATTTAAATCTGACGATTATTGGGCTTGTGTATCGAAACACCAAACAAATACTTATCATCATCAATGTAGTACATGCAGGATGGGAGATGTTGTCAACAACAAGTTACAAGTAATCGGAATTCAAGGGTTAAGAGTAGTGGACTCATCGATATTTCCACATATACCCCATGCACATCTTTATGCCCCGACTTTGATGGTCGGTGAAAAAGGAGCAGATATGATTCGTAGCTATTGGTCAAAGTGA